The sequence GTTGTTCACCACGGCAATGGCCTTGACACGCGCGGCCGTGGCAGCGCCGCGTGCCGACGGTGTGGCATGGGTGTCGGCGCCCAGCTCACCATTGCCGCCCGGCACGATCTCGTCAAGCCCTTCGATCTGCGTGGTGACCCGCTGGGTGCGCGCGCTGCGCAGTTGCTGCACCGAAGGCCGCTCGGGCTGGATTAAAAACCTGGATTCGCCGGCGTTGGCAATCAACTGGCCGGAGGCGCTCCAGAGCACCACATCGCTGGCCACCAGCTGCTCGCGCAGGCGCTCCAGGTTCAGGCCGACCATGGCATCCGGGACTTCGGCCAATTGCGTGGCGGCCTGCCGCGTCTTGTTGGCCAGGTCATTGGCCAGGGTGTCCAGCGTTGCGCGGCCCAGGTTCAGGCCGGCACCCAAAGCGCCCTCCACTTCGACATCGAACCAGCTTTCAATCGAGCGCGAGACGAACTGGTAGGACACCACATAAATCATCAGGCCGGGCATCAGGCCGACCAGCGCGAAGATGGCCGCCAGCTTGACCAGCAGGCGGCTGCCAAAGCGCCCTTGGCGCAGGCGCAGTACAAGCTTCAGCGCAATCCAGCCAATCACCAGCACCAGCAAGGCGGCCACCGCCACGTTCAGCCCGAGGAGCAGCGTGTAATTGCGTTCGTAAAGCTCGCGGTTGCCGGTCGCCTGTGTCAGCAAGAACAGCAGCACCAGTCCCAGGGCCACCACGACACCCGCGCCAACGCCCACGGTCCATCGAAAAGCCGCGCTGCTTTTCAAGGCAATCAGCTTGACGGAAGGAATCATTTGCCTCCCCCGGTGCTGCTGCTGGCGGCAGACGTCAGCCGGAGCCGGTCCTTGAGCTGCGCGGAAATGGTCCAGTCCCGTTGCCCGGCGACACCAATCTGGAAAGGTCGCGGCAGCTGCGACAGGTCGAGCCGGAAATTCAGGTCGAGCGTGTAGGCGGCATCCGGCTCCACCTCGGACGCCTCGGCAATTTTCCAGCGGGTCAGGCGCTGGATGGCGGAAAGGGCTTCGGGCAGGGTTTCGTAGTTTTGATTCAGCGTGGCGCGCAGGCCGGACGAGCTGGTGATCAGGCCGGAAACGATGTTCACGCGCCAGCGGCCGGTCAGGGGCTGGTAGGCCAGGCGCAGCGTGCGGGCGGCGCTGGTCACGCGCGGATCGGTCCAGTACCAGCGGTCGCGGTAGATATCGGCCTCGACGACAAAAAACAGGGCGATCCCCTTGAGCAGTGCGTCTTCAACCACGGCCGGAACGTCAAACCGCACAATCGCCGAGAGATACACCCCGTCTTCGGCACGCTCGGTGCGCAGCTGGGTGATCTCGGTGGGTGCTGCCGCGCTGCTACGCGGCGCCCACAGCAGACACACGCACACCATCAGCAGGAAGTGCGCAATCGCCTTAAGCGCGGCGTTTTTCAAGGAGTGCGTAATAAAAACCATCGTGTTCACGCATCAAATTGTCCGGGAATACGGCCGCGCCGGCACCCCCTTGAGGCAGCAAATGCCCGGGTGATGGCAACAACAGGGCGTCGGTGTGGCGTGCGGCAAACGCTTGCACCTGCTGCTCGCCTTCGGCCCTGAAAACCGAGCAGGTGCAATAAACCAGCCGCCCGCCGGGCTGAAGCAGCGGCCAGAGCGTGGCGAGCAGCCTGGCCTGGATTTGCGCCAGCTGGGCGATATCGGTCGGCCTGCGCAGCCAGCGCACGTCCGGGTGGCGGCGCACGATGCCCGATGCGGTGCAGGGCGCGTCGAGCAGGATGCCGTCATAGAGCCGGCCGTCCCACCAGTCGCCGGGCCGGCCGGCATCGCCCACCACGATGTGCGCCCGCAGTCCCAGTCGCTGCAGGTTCTGGGCGATGCGCTCGCAGCGCCGGGCGTCAATATCCAGCGCGGTCACGTCGCAGTCGGCCAGCTCCAGCAAATGCGCCGTCTTGCCGCCGGGCGCGGCGCAGGCGTCGAGGATGCGCAGGCGGGGCGAGCCCTCGCCTGCGGCCATGAGGCCGTCGAGCAGCAAGGGCGCGGCCAGCTGGGCGGCGGCATCCTGCACCGAAAAATGCCCTTCGGCAAAGCCCGGAAGCGACGTGACCGGACGCGCCTCGGTCAGGACCACGCCATGCTCGCCCACCGGAAATGCTCCTATATCCATAGCTAACAACGCATGCAGGTATTGCGCAGGAGTCGTTTTTCTCTCATTAATCCGCAAAATCAGCGGGGCGCGGCTGTTGTTGGCCCGCAAAATGTCCTGCCACTGCGCCGGATGGTCTTTTTTGACCCGGTCTATCCACCACTGCGGATGGTTCCAGACGGCTTGCGGGCTTTTCTCGGTCAGCGCCATCAACTCGCCCTGCTCGCGCAGGAAGCGGCGCAGGCAGCCGTTGATGAAACTGGCCTGGTGCAGCGTGGCGTCGCTGCGCTTGGCCGCTTCCACCGCCTGATCGACCAGCGTATGCGCGGTGTAGGGCGCCTCTTCTGCGGAGCACGCCAGCGCCAGCGCCACGCACAGCAGCGCGTCGGCTTCAGGCGGCGGCGGGCGCTTGGCGAGTTGCTGGCGCAGCGCTTCGGCGCGGCCCAGCCAGCGCAGGGCATGAAAGGCCAGCGCCTGGACGCCGGGGCGCAGCTGCGCATCGACATCTTCCAGCGCCGGCGTCATCGACTGGCCGTCGCGAACGGCCAGCACGACGGAAGCGGCGCCTTGAAGCTGGCGCCATAACGGGACTTGGGCTGACGGGGAGGAATTCGGGTGATGTTGCATTGCTTCGGTTTGATCAGGGCTGGCCTTGCAGCGGCCAGCGTAAACCCGTCCCGGGGTGGACGGTGGTGTGCCGCTATTAGACCAGTCCCGGCCCTGGCCCGGTGCATGGCCGCCGTTGTCAGCGCAACGCGAAGGCATCCACCGCCGGAATCGCCTGCGCCCGAGGTTCTCGTCTCTGGTTAAGAACGTAGCCCAGTAGGCCAGTGAATTGCAAATTTGTGGAGTCTTTTCCGTTTTTTTGAGTCCAAGCCTCCTGATGGAAAAAGGAGAAAGATCATGGGTATGGTCAAGCAAGACGATGGCTGGAGGCTGCCCGATGAAGTCTGGCAGCAGATGGCGCCGCTGCTGCCGGCGCGCAAGGCGCATCCGCTGGGGTGTCACAACCCGCGCGTGAGCGACCGGGCGGCGATGAATGCCATTGCGTTTGTGTTGCGCACCGGGGCGCAATGGAATGCGTTGAATACCACGGGCATCTGTTCGAGCAGCGCGGCGCATCGGCGCTTTCAGGAGTGGACGCAGGCGGGCTTGTTCGAGGAGTTCTGGCGTTTGGGCCTGTTGTCGCTGCAGGCACTGGATGGAATTGACTGGTCATGGCTGGCATT comes from Polaromonas naphthalenivorans CJ2 and encodes:
- a CDS encoding DUF4390 domain-containing protein — encoded protein: MVFITHSLKNAALKAIAHFLLMVCVCLLWAPRSSAAAPTEITQLRTERAEDGVYLSAIVRFDVPAVVEDALLKGIALFFVVEADIYRDRWYWTDPRVTSAARTLRLAYQPLTGRWRVNIVSGLITSSSGLRATLNQNYETLPEALSAIQRLTRWKIAEASEVEPDAAYTLDLNFRLDLSQLPRPFQIGVAGQRDWTISAQLKDRLRLTSAASSSTGGGK
- the rsmB gene encoding 16S rRNA (cytosine(967)-C(5))-methyltransferase RsmB, with amino-acid sequence MQHHPNSSPSAQVPLWRQLQGAASVVLAVRDGQSMTPALEDVDAQLRPGVQALAFHALRWLGRAEALRQQLAKRPPPPEADALLCVALALACSAEEAPYTAHTLVDQAVEAAKRSDATLHQASFINGCLRRFLREQGELMALTEKSPQAVWNHPQWWIDRVKKDHPAQWQDILRANNSRAPLILRINERKTTPAQYLHALLAMDIGAFPVGEHGVVLTEARPVTSLPGFAEGHFSVQDAAAQLAAPLLLDGLMAAGEGSPRLRILDACAAPGGKTAHLLELADCDVTALDIDARRCERIAQNLQRLGLRAHIVVGDAGRPGDWWDGRLYDGILLDAPCTASGIVRRHPDVRWLRRPTDIAQLAQIQARLLATLWPLLQPGGRLVYCTCSVFRAEGEQQVQAFAARHTDALLLPSPGHLLPQGGAGAAVFPDNLMREHDGFYYALLEKRRA